One genomic region from Amycolatopsis sp. FBCC-B4732 encodes:
- a CDS encoding ATP-binding protein — translation MTDNEPKIIAFIGAGCVGKTTLFEAYRTRFAGDDRVSFAAEAAKQYFSTHEIPDEDRFMAPAQGEIQAMAMSAEQEAYQRGQLVFTDRCVIDYPIYVSAMGDANGSLELMRRAQPWMHKYLRIYLLDPAGIQFKQTTERRENAETRAMLHREYLSYLRRHNISYRLLIGSVEKRMSIVDSELKDLSIIA, via the coding sequence GTGACCGACAATGAGCCCAAGATTATCGCTTTCATCGGCGCGGGCTGCGTGGGCAAGACGACTCTGTTCGAAGCGTACCGAACGAGATTCGCAGGCGACGACCGCGTCAGCTTTGCAGCCGAAGCAGCTAAGCAGTACTTTTCAACTCACGAAATCCCTGACGAAGACCGTTTTATGGCGCCCGCGCAAGGCGAAATCCAGGCGATGGCCATGAGCGCCGAGCAAGAGGCTTACCAGCGCGGCCAGCTTGTATTCACCGATCGATGCGTAATCGACTACCCGATTTACGTCAGCGCAATGGGAGACGCCAACGGTTCTCTGGAACTCATGAGGCGAGCTCAACCCTGGATGCACAAGTATCTTCGGATATATCTGCTCGACCCGGCCGGAATTCAGTTCAAGCAAACCACCGAGCGTCGAGAGAATGCCGAGACGCGAGCTATGCTCCATCGCGAGTATTTGTCTTACCTTCGCCGCCACAACATTTCATACCGACTCTTGATAGGCTCTGTCGAGAAAAGAATGAGTATCGTGGATTCCGAGTTGAAAGATCTTTCGATAATTGCTTAG
- a CDS encoding trypsin-like peptidase domain-containing protein, whose amino-acid sequence MSASTSPRPGPETDTWVAAIHSSATDFQPLGAGVVIDERRVLTCAHVVINSHVSESSSDLWVAFPRLDSSESSSRLRVLSVETGRDSMQDVALLELETKVPVGVDAARLRCARSSDLVDTNWWAFGFPEGDPFGDSAFGKVGSALGYGWIRIDTASRYLVRPGFSGGGLWSPDYDAVVGLVGQAHGNGDGRALTLLQVDKIFPGRGIAELSAWTAGVAGDIAMAAWGWSLSADPEGVRHWRPRARGVSIDSEKGYRFRGRTAALETISRWLDRPAPDRRVLVVTGSPGVGKSAVLGRVVTTSDQAIRASLPVSDDALRAPLGSVACAVHAKGKSALEVATEIARAAAAALPSMATDLAPSLSDVLDSRHRPRFNVIIDALDEAESSGQARSILRDVVLPLSQTCAARGVQVVVGTRGSDEDGSLIDALGNAAAIINLDSEEYFERQDLVSYSLACLQLDGDERIDGPYFLEGIAVPVAERIAELAGTNFLIAGLIARSRGLYDQEAVDPKEISVNQTVESALVEYLDRMADVDGVSASNVLAGLAFAEAPGLTTTSWSAVVEALYAEVVSERSLRKFVRSSAANFLVESSIGEEDPSFRLFHEALNETLLMIRGRTTSKNVDDRAIAEKMAFLGRRIGWSNAPKYLLRSLPQHAASGGVIDDLLADDAYLLHADIWRLIQAGGSAQTVKARRRAQLLGLTQEASSAPSRERAALYSVTDVVEHLRTGFRAGEPNAPYVARWAQAREESVDIGVGSSGHQGAVNGVCAVEVQAGRELIASAGADQVVCIWDPGTGRQVAALYGHEGWVRGVCSIAIGGEHLVASGGDDRTVRIWNPLTGQPVLILQGHEGRVSSLCSVVLGDGEVLLASASSDQTVRIWDPVGAGLRTVLTGHVGWVRAVCSAMDQGDPIVATGGDDQTVRIWDAVSGEQRMVLEGHQGWVRAVCFASVSDRPVVVSASSDGTVRLWDLRNGEQIMVMEGHRGWVRSVCSFSVFGREFVASAGDDQTVRVWDCASGEQLWLLAGHQGWARGVCSVSLPSGETLLASGSDDQTVRVWDPVDGLQRVVFEGFQGWVRSVCRVRGPGGEESVIAASGSGTISVRDSASGEQGMLLVGHEAAVNSVCVYESAGGSFVVSGGADETVRLWDLASGEQRMLLVGHEAAVNSVCVYESAGGSFVVSGGADETVRLWDLASGEQRMLLVGHEAAVNSVCVYESAGGSFVVSGGADETVRLWDLASGEQRMLLVGHEAAVNSVCVYESAGGSFVVSGGADETVRLWDLASGEQRMLLAGHGAAVNFVGAFSYRGRLLLASAGDDQMVRIWNPATGSCILAIPMHHRVLAVDVDDRALCLGLSIGVAVLDLGEL is encoded by the coding sequence GTGAGCGCTAGTACCTCACCGCGTCCGGGGCCAGAAACTGACACTTGGGTCGCGGCGATTCACTCGTCGGCAACAGACTTTCAGCCGCTTGGCGCGGGAGTGGTCATCGACGAACGTCGGGTGCTCACGTGTGCACATGTGGTCATCAACAGCCATGTCTCAGAGTCGTCGTCGGATTTGTGGGTCGCTTTTCCCCGCCTCGACAGCTCCGAGAGCTCTTCGCGTCTGCGAGTTTTGAGCGTCGAAACTGGCCGTGACAGCATGCAAGATGTCGCGTTGCTCGAGCTCGAAACAAAAGTTCCTGTTGGCGTCGATGCGGCTCGTTTGCGTTGCGCTCGGTCATCGGATCTTGTTGATACGAACTGGTGGGCCTTTGGTTTCCCTGAGGGTGACCCGTTTGGGGATAGCGCGTTTGGAAAAGTCGGCTCGGCGCTGGGGTATGGTTGGATCAGAATTGATACGGCTTCCCGATATCTGGTTCGGCCGGGTTTCAGCGGTGGTGGGTTGTGGTCGCCGGACTATGACGCGGTTGTCGGGCTGGTCGGCCAGGCGCACGGGAACGGTGACGGTCGCGCTCTTACTCTCCTGCAGGTGGACAAGATATTTCCGGGGCGAGGTATCGCGGAACTTTCCGCTTGGACGGCGGGCGTAGCCGGCGACATAGCCATGGCGGCGTGGGGCTGGAGTTTGTCTGCTGACCCGGAGGGCGTGCGGCACTGGCGGCCGCGAGCTCGAGGTGTCAGTATTGACAGTGAAAAAGGCTACAGATTCCGTGGTCGAACGGCTGCTCTCGAAACAATCTCACGGTGGCTTGACCGACCTGCGCCAGACCGACGTGTGCTCGTCGTGACCGGTTCGCCCGGGGTGGGAAAGTCCGCAGTTCTCGGCAGGGTCGTCACAACTTCAGATCAAGCAATTCGTGCCAGTTTGCCAGTTTCTGATGATGCACTTCGTGCCCCTCTTGGATCGGTCGCTTGTGCTGTCCATGCAAAGGGAAAGTCGGCGCTCGAGGTCGCGACGGAAATTGCTCGAGCTGCTGCGGCGGCATTGCCAAGTATGGCGACGGATCTTGCGCCTTCTTTGAGTGATGTCCTCGATTCCCGACATCGGCCGCGGTTCAATGTGATAATCGATGCTCTTGACGAGGCTGAAAGTTCGGGACAGGCGAGATCGATCCTTCGAGATGTGGTACTGCCGCTTTCGCAGACGTGTGCAGCCCGCGGTGTCCAAGTAGTTGTTGGAACTCGCGGAAGTGATGAGGATGGTTCTCTGATCGACGCACTCGGTAATGCGGCAGCTATTATCAATCTAGATAGTGAAGAATATTTTGAGAGACAAGATTTGGTGTCGTATTCTTTGGCTTGTCTTCAGCTGGATGGTGACGAGCGAATTGATGGGCCCTACTTTTTGGAAGGTATTGCTGTCCCGGTTGCTGAACGCATCGCAGAGCTCGCCGGAACCAACTTCCTCATTGCGGGACTGATTGCGCGCAGTCGTGGACTGTACGATCAAGAAGCAGTTGATCCAAAAGAAATTTCTGTGAACCAAACCGTCGAGTCGGCGCTCGTTGAGTACCTTGATCGAATGGCGGATGTCGACGGCGTCAGCGCGTCGAATGTTCTCGCTGGACTGGCCTTTGCGGAGGCTCCCGGATTGACGACTACCAGCTGGAGTGCAGTCGTCGAAGCTCTGTATGCGGAGGTTGTGAGCGAGCGCTCGCTCAGGAAGTTCGTGAGGTCTTCCGCGGCAAATTTCCTGGTGGAGTCGAGCATAGGTGAGGAAGATCCGTCGTTTCGACTGTTTCATGAAGCCCTCAATGAAACTCTGCTGATGATTCGAGGGCGAACGACTTCGAAAAATGTCGACGACCGTGCGATCGCGGAGAAAATGGCTTTTCTTGGGCGGCGGATAGGATGGTCGAACGCCCCGAAGTACTTGCTGCGATCACTTCCGCAGCACGCGGCATCGGGTGGAGTCATCGATGACCTTCTCGCGGACGACGCCTATCTTCTTCATGCGGATATATGGCGGCTGATCCAAGCAGGCGGAAGCGCGCAGACGGTAAAGGCGAGGCGTCGGGCTCAACTACTCGGGCTGACTCAGGAGGCTTCCTCGGCGCCGAGTCGTGAGCGAGCCGCGCTATATAGTGTCACGGATGTGGTAGAACATCTGCGTACGGGATTCCGGGCCGGCGAACCGAATGCGCCCTACGTAGCTCGCTGGGCGCAGGCGCGGGAAGAATCTGTCGACATCGGTGTTGGTTCCTCCGGGCATCAAGGTGCGGTAAATGGCGTTTGTGCCGTCGAAGTTCAGGCTGGCCGAGAGCTCATCGCCAGTGCTGGTGCCGACCAGGTGGTGTGCATATGGGATCCTGGCACCGGACGACAGGTGGCGGCTCTTTATGGCCATGAAGGCTGGGTTCGAGGAGTGTGCTCGATAGCCATCGGTGGCGAACATTTGGTGGCAAGCGGTGGCGATGATCGAACTGTTCGCATCTGGAATCCGTTGACCGGACAGCCGGTGCTCATCCTGCAGGGTCACGAGGGTCGGGTGAGTAGCCTGTGTTCAGTCGTATTGGGCGACGGGGAGGTCCTTCTCGCCAGTGCCAGTTCTGATCAGACGGTTCGAATTTGGGACCCGGTCGGCGCCGGGTTGCGGACGGTGCTGACCGGGCACGTGGGTTGGGTGCGGGCCGTGTGTTCAGCTATGGATCAGGGGGACCCAATCGTCGCTACCGGTGGCGACGATCAGACGGTACGCATTTGGGATGCGGTAAGCGGTGAACAGCGAATGGTGCTGGAAGGCCACCAAGGCTGGGTTCGAGCTGTTTGCTTCGCGTCGGTGAGCGACCGTCCTGTTGTTGTAAGCGCAAGTTCGGATGGCACCGTACGGCTTTGGGATTTGCGGAACGGTGAACAGATCATGGTCATGGAGGGACATCGGGGCTGGGTGAGATCCGTCTGCTCGTTTTCGGTTTTTGGGCGGGAGTTCGTGGCAAGCGCTGGAGACGACCAAACTGTGCGTGTGTGGGATTGCGCCAGCGGGGAACAGCTTTGGTTGCTGGCCGGCCATCAAGGATGGGCTCGAGGTGTGTGCTCGGTCTCATTGCCGTCCGGTGAGACGCTGCTGGCTAGTGGTAGCGACGACCAGACGGTTCGTGTGTGGGACCCGGTCGACGGCTTGCAGCGCGTAGTTTTCGAAGGTTTCCAGGGGTGGGTGCGAAGTGTGTGCCGGGTGCGGGGGCCGGGTGGTGAAGAATCTGTCATCGCTGCCAGTGGTAGTGGCACGATTTCTGTGAGGGACTCTGCTTCGGGTGAGCAGGGGATGCTTCTTGTGGGGCATGAGGCTGCTGTGAATAGTGTTTGTGTGTATGAGTCGGCGGGTGGCAGTTTCGTTGTCAGTGGTGGTGCTGATGAGACTGTTAGGTTGTGGGATCTTGCTTCGGGTGAGCAGCGGATGCTTCTTGTGGGGCATGAGGCTGCTGTGAATAGTGTTTGTGTGTATGAGTCGGCGGGTGGCAGTTTCGTTGTCAGTGGTGGTGCTGATGAGACTGTTAGGTTGTGGGATCTTGCTTCGGGTGAGCAGCGGATGCTTCTTGTGGGGCATGAGGCTGCTGTGAATAGTGTTTGTGTGTATGAGTCGGCGGGTGGCAGTTTCGTTGTCAGTGGTGGTGCTGATGAGACTGTTAGGTTGTGGGATCTTGCTTCGGGTGAGCAGCGGATGCTTCTTGTGGGGCATGAGGCTGCTGTGAATAGTGTTTGTGTGTATGAGTCGGCGGGTGGCAGTTTCGTTGTCAGTGGTGGTGCTGATGAGACTGTTAGGTTGTGGGATCTTGCTTCGGGTGAGCAGCGGATGCTTCTCGCGGGGCACGGGGCAGCAGTGAACTTTGTGGGCGCTTTTTCGTATCGCGGGCGCCTCCTGCTTGCAAGCGCCGGTGACGATCAGATGGTGCGCATCTGGAATCCTGCGACAGGCTCGTGCATCCTTGCTATCCCGATGCATCACAGGGTACTCGCGGTCGATGTCGACGACCGGGCACTTTGCCTCGGACTCTCTATTGGTGTAGCCGTTCTGGATCTGGGTGAGCTGTGA
- a CDS encoding GntR family transcriptional regulator, with product MDRPPAPRAGRGRSRRSLRRRRGAAARAGRTRREPGLRRSPCHARFSEEHLAARFDVGRHTVRSALRLLADRGLLRHERHRGAVVAPLSRARIDEIFDYRKVLELGALRMALDRGADLTPVVTEVERLEALAERTPRPSWRKLTEVHGAFHRAIVTAAGNDQVLDSYHRCEDEVRLLLAFVRPDFDAATMAAIHRRLAVKLSIGGEAATDALTEDIDQTGRAALLTALRRAEESAHRLGR from the coding sequence CTGGATCGGCCACCAGCCCCTCGGGCAGGCCGGGGAAGAAGCCGTCGCAGCCTTCGGCGCCGCCGGGGAGCAGCAGCACGGGCTGGCCGGACTCGCCGCGAACCTGGACTCCGTCGATCTCCATGCCACGCCCGCTTCAGCGAGGAACACCTGGCGGCCCGCTTCGACGTGGGCCGCCACACCGTCCGTTCGGCGCTGCGGCTGCTGGCCGACCGCGGCCTGCTGCGCCACGAACGCCACCGCGGGGCGGTCGTCGCGCCGCTGAGCCGGGCGCGCATCGACGAGATCTTCGACTACCGCAAGGTCCTCGAGCTCGGCGCGCTGCGCATGGCCCTGGACCGGGGCGCGGACCTGACCCCGGTCGTCACGGAGGTGGAACGCCTCGAAGCACTGGCCGAGCGGACCCCACGGCCGTCGTGGCGTAAGCTGACGGAGGTCCACGGCGCGTTCCACCGCGCGATCGTCACGGCGGCGGGCAACGACCAGGTGCTCGACAGCTACCACCGCTGCGAAGACGAGGTCCGCCTCCTGCTGGCCTTCGTCCGCCCCGACTTCGACGCGGCGACGATGGCGGCGATCCACCGCCGCCTGGCGGTCAAGCTCAGCATCGGCGGCGAGGCCGCGACGGACGCCTTGACGGAGGACATCGACCAGACGGGCCGAGCCGCCTTGCTGACGGCGCTGCGCCGGGCGGAGGAAAGCGCACACCGCCTCGGCCGGTGA
- a CDS encoding alpha/beta fold hydrolase, which translates to MDGVQVRGESGQPVLLLPGGAEGCDGFFPGLPEGLVADPGARVILHDRPGTGTSTVDGSLAGAAAYLGSLVERLGLGPVVVVGQSLGGAVGVLLDPTPINDAKVCAGLERTMRVLGRLSAVPGLRQVLAKALRTTALRTGRDLRPDCQAALERTADLDIPTLVRAVRGVTDLARDLRESDLPRLPSVVVTADRKPDHAVHRAHERLATAFGAQLVSWPGATHSVHLDHPDEVLATVREVVAG; encoded by the coding sequence ATCGACGGAGTCCAGGTTCGCGGCGAGTCCGGCCAGCCCGTGCTGCTGCTCCCCGGCGGCGCCGAAGGCTGCGACGGCTTCTTCCCCGGCCTGCCCGAGGGGCTGGTGGCCGATCCAGGCGCCCGCGTGATCCTGCACGACCGGCCGGGCACCGGGACGTCCACTGTGGATGGCTCACTGGCCGGAGCCGCGGCGTACCTCGGCTCGCTCGTCGAACGGCTCGGCCTCGGTCCGGTCGTGGTGGTCGGCCAGAGCCTCGGCGGCGCCGTCGGCGTCCTGCTCGACCCGACCCCGATCAACGACGCCAAGGTCTGTGCGGGCCTGGAACGCACGATGAGGGTTCTCGGCCGGCTGTCGGCGGTGCCGGGTTTGCGTCAGGTGCTCGCCAAAGCCCTCCGCACGACGGCCCTGCGCACCGGCCGCGACCTGCGCCCGGACTGCCAAGCCGCCCTCGAGCGCACGGCGGACCTCGACATCCCGACGCTGGTCCGCGCGGTCCGCGGCGTCACCGACCTGGCCCGCGACCTGCGCGAGTCCGACCTCCCGCGCCTCCCGTCGGTGGTGGTGACGGCGGACCGCAAACCGGACCACGCGGTCCACCGCGCGCACGAACGCCTGGCGACGGCGTTCGGCGCGCAGCTGGTGAGCTGGCCGGGCGCGACGCACAGCGTCCACCTCGACCACCCGGACGAAGTCTTGGCGACGGTCCGGGAAGTCGTCGCCGGTTGA
- a CDS encoding iron ABC transporter permease, translated as MLTLTKPGPPAVRRRGRAALLGTGLAALLLLGSAVHLTQGTASVDALDVLRLLFRGASGDTTAVVVESRLPRLLSALLVGAALGVAGSVLQSVSRNILASPDTLAVNAGAHLSVVAVAAFGVSLPLLGAAGVAFAGGLAAAVFVLALSGTGGTGIVRLVLAGTAIALALISVTQVLLLLYAQETRGLFAWGEGSLEQNGLAGVRTLGPLVGLALAALLGLARRLDLVHVGDDHARTLGVHVGRVRFAAIGLAVLLAAAAVTLAGPIGFVGLAAPALARLLAPVVPGLHRHAALIPFSAALGAVLLLGADVLLRAIISPQRALEVPTGVVTTILGAIFLIVLARTARITSATAEPPAAGARSGVSAIRYRVVLVVLALATVGVAVGAVLLGDAKLLLGDVVNWLSGQAGPLVTGVLDTRVPRVVAALLAGAALALGGALTQAVARNPLAEPGMIGVVGGAGLGAVTVITLVSGVGFWTLTGAAGLGAALAMAVVFAVAARGGFTSERLVLIGFGVHAATQAVVTLLITLSDPWNETKALTWLGGSTYGRTLTHLVPMALVLVLTAPVLVRMRRELDLLALDDETPRVLGVPVVRSRLLLLTCAVLLTGAAVAGIGVLTFVGLVAPHAARAIVGSRHSRLLPAAALLGAILVCVADTVGRTVIAPGQLPAGLMTAIIGAPYFVWLLYRHRRGSALSR; from the coding sequence GTGCTCACCCTGACCAAGCCCGGCCCGCCCGCGGTCCGCCGCCGCGGGCGGGCGGCGCTGCTCGGCACCGGGCTCGCCGCCCTGCTCCTGCTCGGTTCGGCGGTGCACCTGACGCAGGGCACCGCGAGCGTCGACGCGCTCGACGTGCTGCGGCTGCTGTTCCGCGGCGCGTCCGGCGACACCACCGCGGTCGTCGTCGAGTCGCGGCTGCCGCGGCTGCTCTCGGCGTTGCTGGTCGGCGCCGCGCTCGGCGTGGCCGGCTCGGTGCTGCAGTCGGTGTCGCGCAACATCTTGGCGTCGCCGGACACCCTGGCCGTCAACGCCGGGGCGCACCTCTCGGTCGTCGCCGTCGCGGCGTTCGGCGTCTCGCTGCCCCTGCTGGGCGCGGCCGGCGTCGCGTTCGCGGGCGGGCTGGCCGCGGCGGTGTTCGTGCTCGCGCTGTCCGGCACCGGCGGGACCGGGATCGTGCGGCTGGTGCTCGCGGGCACCGCGATCGCGCTGGCGCTGATCTCGGTGACCCAGGTCCTCCTGCTGCTGTACGCCCAGGAAACCCGCGGCCTGTTCGCCTGGGGCGAGGGCTCGCTGGAGCAGAACGGGCTCGCCGGGGTCCGCACGCTCGGCCCGCTCGTCGGCCTGGCGCTGGCCGCGCTGCTCGGCCTGGCCCGGCGGCTCGACCTGGTCCACGTCGGCGACGACCACGCCCGGACGCTGGGTGTCCACGTCGGACGGGTCCGCTTCGCCGCGATCGGGCTGGCCGTGCTGCTGGCCGCGGCGGCGGTGACCCTGGCCGGTCCCATCGGTTTCGTCGGCCTGGCCGCACCCGCGCTGGCCCGGCTGCTCGCGCCGGTCGTGCCGGGCCTGCACCGGCACGCGGCGCTGATCCCGTTCTCCGCGGCGCTGGGCGCGGTGCTCCTGCTCGGTGCCGACGTGCTGCTGCGCGCGATCATCAGCCCGCAGCGCGCCCTGGAAGTGCCGACCGGCGTCGTGACGACGATCCTCGGCGCGATCTTCCTCATCGTGCTGGCCCGCACCGCCCGGATCACCTCGGCGACCGCCGAACCCCCGGCGGCGGGCGCGCGAAGCGGCGTCAGCGCGATCCGGTACCGGGTGGTGCTGGTCGTGCTCGCGCTCGCGACGGTCGGCGTCGCCGTGGGCGCGGTCCTGCTCGGGGACGCGAAACTGCTGCTGGGCGACGTCGTCAACTGGCTGAGCGGCCAGGCGGGCCCGCTCGTCACCGGCGTGCTGGACACCCGCGTACCGCGTGTGGTCGCCGCGCTCCTCGCGGGCGCGGCGCTGGCGCTGGGCGGCGCGCTCACCCAGGCCGTCGCCCGCAACCCGCTGGCCGAACCGGGGATGATCGGGGTCGTCGGCGGCGCGGGCCTCGGCGCGGTCACCGTGATCACGCTCGTGTCCGGGGTCGGGTTCTGGACCCTGACCGGCGCCGCGGGCCTGGGTGCCGCCCTCGCGATGGCCGTGGTCTTCGCGGTGGCGGCCCGGGGCGGTTTCACGAGCGAACGCCTGGTGCTGATCGGCTTCGGCGTGCACGCGGCGACGCAGGCAGTGGTGACGCTGCTGATCACGCTGTCCGACCCGTGGAACGAGACCAAGGCGCTGACCTGGCTGGGCGGCTCGACCTACGGCCGGACCCTGACCCACCTCGTGCCGATGGCGCTGGTGCTGGTGCTCACGGCGCCCGTGCTGGTCCGCATGCGGCGCGAGCTCGACCTGCTGGCGCTGGACGACGAGACACCGCGGGTGCTGGGCGTGCCGGTCGTCCGGTCACGCTTGCTGCTGCTCACGTGCGCCGTGCTGCTGACCGGCGCGGCCGTCGCCGGGATCGGGGTGCTCACGTTCGTCGGGCTGGTCGCCCCGCACGCGGCACGCGCGATCGTGGGCAGCCGGCATTCCCGGCTGCTGCCGGCCGCGGCGCTGCTGGGGGCGATCCTGGTCTGCGTGGCGGACACCGTGGGCCGCACGGTCATCGCTCCCGGCCAGCTCCCGGCCGGGTTGATGACCGCGATCATCGGCGCGCCGTACTTCGTGTGGCTCCTCTACCGGCACCGCCGTGGTTCAGCCCTTTCCCGGTGA
- a CDS encoding iron-siderophore ABC transporter substrate-binding protein codes for MRITRMILGLTAAATFFVAACGTTEEPTSNAAATGEAGPVTVVDSRGKEVKLPHPAKRVAATEWNGVEHLVSLGVMPVGVSDIKGYGQWVSAGKLDGTPKDIGTRGEPSLDTLGSLGLDLVIVTDSVTEGALEQIEAKVPVIVIKGGNAQDPIAGMYAGLDVIAKATGTETKAAQLKSEFDQKLTTGRAEVGKLGALGQKVAFSDAYVTSGSVSIRPYTKGALVSAVFGKLGLETAWPMAGDPAYGLAQADVEGLTQLPDVRFWYIANNADGDPYQQELANNAIWKNLPFVKSGKVHRFPDSLWMFGGPKSMEQFVDAAVGALKN; via the coding sequence ATGCGCATCACCCGGATGATCCTCGGCCTGACCGCGGCCGCCACGTTCTTCGTGGCCGCCTGCGGCACCACCGAGGAGCCCACGAGCAACGCGGCCGCCACGGGCGAAGCCGGCCCCGTCACGGTCGTCGACTCGCGCGGCAAGGAGGTCAAGCTGCCCCACCCGGCCAAGCGCGTCGCGGCAACCGAGTGGAACGGCGTCGAGCACCTCGTCTCGCTCGGGGTCATGCCGGTCGGCGTGTCCGACATCAAGGGTTACGGCCAGTGGGTGAGCGCCGGCAAGCTCGACGGCACCCCGAAGGACATCGGCACCCGCGGCGAACCGAGCCTCGACACGCTCGGCTCGCTGGGGCTGGACCTCGTGATCGTCACCGACAGCGTGACCGAGGGCGCGCTGGAGCAGATCGAGGCGAAGGTGCCCGTGATCGTCATCAAGGGCGGCAACGCCCAGGACCCGATCGCCGGGATGTACGCCGGCTTGGACGTGATCGCGAAGGCCACCGGCACCGAAACCAAGGCCGCGCAGCTGAAGTCCGAGTTCGACCAGAAGCTCACGACCGGCCGCGCCGAGGTCGGGAAGCTGGGCGCGCTCGGCCAGAAGGTCGCGTTCTCCGACGCCTACGTCACGTCCGGCTCGGTCAGCATCCGGCCCTACACCAAGGGCGCGCTGGTGTCCGCCGTGTTCGGCAAGCTCGGCCTCGAAACCGCGTGGCCGATGGCGGGCGACCCCGCCTACGGCCTCGCGCAGGCCGACGTCGAGGGCCTGACCCAGCTGCCCGACGTCCGGTTCTGGTACATCGCCAACAACGCCGACGGCGACCCGTACCAGCAGGAGCTGGCGAACAACGCGATCTGGAAGAACCTCCCGTTCGTCAAGAGCGGCAAGGTGCACCGCTTCCCGGACTCCCTCTGGATGTTCGGCGGCCCGAAGTCCATGGAGCAGTTCGTCGACGCGGCCGTCGGCGCGCTGAAGAACTAG
- a CDS encoding ABC transporter ATP-binding protein has protein sequence MPHVPHPADTGVDAREIDVAYGSDVVVRAASLSLRAGTVTALIGPNGSGKSTLLRALARLHPPVAGSVTFADGADLRALSGKDIAKRITLLSQQRTAPGGVCVRELVEFGRHPHRSRWGGRDPEGPAAVERALELTGLAGLAERPVQALSGGQAQRVWLASCLAQDTALLLLDEPTTFLDLRYQVEILDVVRDLADRHGVGVGVVLHDLDQAAAVADRVLLLEGGRVTAEGSPADVLTPAHLSRAYGIRVDVALDPADGRIHARAVGRFNDTAARTASV, from the coding sequence GTGCCCCACGTCCCCCACCCCGCCGACACCGGTGTCGACGCCCGCGAGATCGATGTCGCCTACGGCAGCGACGTCGTCGTCCGCGCCGCCTCCCTCTCCCTGCGCGCCGGTACCGTCACCGCGCTGATCGGCCCGAACGGCAGCGGGAAGTCGACGCTGCTGCGCGCGCTGGCGCGGCTGCACCCGCCGGTCGCCGGGTCCGTCACCTTCGCCGATGGCGCGGACCTGCGTGCACTGTCCGGAAAGGACATCGCCAAGCGGATCACCCTGCTGTCGCAGCAGCGGACCGCGCCGGGTGGCGTGTGCGTGCGGGAGCTCGTCGAGTTCGGCAGGCACCCGCACCGGTCGCGCTGGGGCGGGCGCGACCCCGAGGGACCCGCCGCCGTCGAGCGGGCGCTGGAGCTGACCGGGCTGGCCGGCCTCGCCGAGCGGCCGGTGCAGGCCCTCTCCGGCGGGCAGGCGCAGCGGGTGTGGCTCGCGAGCTGCCTGGCCCAGGACACCGCGCTGCTGCTGCTCGACGAACCCACGACCTTCCTCGACCTGCGCTACCAGGTCGAAATCCTCGACGTCGTCCGCGACCTCGCCGACCGGCACGGCGTCGGGGTCGGCGTGGTGCTGCACGACCTCGACCAGGCCGCGGCGGTCGCCGACCGGGTGCTGCTGCTCGAGGGCGGCCGGGTCACCGCCGAAGGCTCCCCCGCCGACGTGCTGACCCCGGCGCACCTCAGCCGTGCCTACGGCATCCGCGTGGACGTCGCGCTCGACCCGGCCGACGGGCGGATCCACGCCCGCGCCGTGGGCCGCTTCAACGACACCGCTGCGCGGACCGCGTCGGTCTGA
- a CDS encoding maleylpyruvate isomerase family mycothiol-dependent enzyme, which yields MDRTIAALRAEHDVLAELTRTLTDEQLAGTSGAAEWTVAQALSHLGSGAEIGLAPIRRAAGETVDAEDNQTIWARWDSSTPRAQAEGFLEHNGRWVETVEALTPEQRSSLTVDLGFLPEPVPLVTALGMRLSEVANHSWDVRVGVDPDARVEAGSAEVLLDLLAGPVGFMLSFLAKPAELANPVSVGVPGGGLVIDDAVTVVPHLEAPSATFDGPAEAFVRLLSGRLKAPYDQGVTVEGAVTLDDLRRVFPGF from the coding sequence GTGGATCGCACGATCGCCGCTCTCCGGGCCGAGCACGACGTGCTGGCCGAACTCACTCGTACGCTCACCGACGAGCAGCTGGCCGGTACCAGCGGTGCCGCGGAATGGACCGTCGCGCAGGCGCTTTCGCACCTCGGCAGCGGGGCCGAGATCGGCCTCGCGCCGATTCGCCGGGCCGCCGGGGAGACCGTCGACGCCGAAGACAACCAGACGATCTGGGCCCGCTGGGACTCGTCCACGCCGCGCGCGCAGGCCGAGGGCTTCCTGGAGCACAACGGGCGCTGGGTCGAAACGGTCGAGGCGCTCACGCCCGAGCAGCGTTCGTCGCTGACCGTCGACCTGGGGTTCCTGCCGGAGCCGGTGCCGCTGGTGACCGCGCTCGGGATGCGGCTCAGCGAGGTGGCCAACCACTCCTGGGACGTGCGCGTGGGCGTGGACCCGGACGCGCGGGTGGAAGCCGGCTCGGCCGAGGTGCTCCTCGACCTCCTCGCCGGGCCCGTCGGCTTCATGCTGAGCTTTCTCGCGAAGCCGGCCGAGCTGGCGAACCCGGTCTCCGTCGGGGTGCCGGGCGGCGGTCTCGTGATCGATGACGCCGTCACCGTCGTACCGCACCTCGAGGCGCCGTCCGCGACGTTCGACGGGCCGGCGGAAGCCTTCGTCCGGCTGCTGAGCGGCCGGCTGAAGGCGCCGTACGACCAGGGTGTCACCGTCGAAGGTGCCGTCACGCTCGACGATCTGCGCCGCGTGTTTCCCGGTTTCTGA